The genomic region CCAGGAACTAAGAGAATCACCGAATGAAACTCTCCTAAAGTTCGCCAAGTTGGATTTCAACCGACTGCAACGAGTCCATCAGAAAGAACTAAGCGAAATCACAAGGTAAATTAATTCCTTATTCATCCATATACATCACTTACTAAAGAGTTGAATTCCCCACCTCTAGCtactaaataattatttttgtagcTTAGGTGGTGGAAGGACTTGGACGTGCCAAACAACCTACCTTTTGCAAGAGACAGACTGGTTGAGGTCTACTTCTGCTGGGGTTTGACAGTCGACTTTCAGCCTCAATATTCCTTTGCTAGGAGGACATCAAGCAAAGTTACTGCTATAATATCCCTTATCGATGACATTTATGAATATGGCACAAATGAACAACTGGAGCTCTTTACTGAAGCTATTAAGTCGTATGAATATATCATCTAACCTTACATCACCATCcgattaaaaaggaaaaactaaCCTAATTATGCACAATTGATTTATGTATTACTTGATCAGGTGGGATGTCTCAGCCATAGATCAACTACCAGAGTATATGAAAGTCTGCTATCGGGCGTTGTTGGACGTATATACTGAAATTCATGAAAAGCTTGCGCACGATGGGAAATTATATCGCATCCACCATGCAAGAGAAGTGGTACTATTCCTCAATATTTGCTTAGTATCGAGTCTAAAGTTGTTACAAGGCCAGAAAAACGTGCTGCAAATACTTTACAATATGTATAGAAACAATTGATTCTTTTTGTATAATCTTTGTATATCAATATGAATTAACAGTAGAAATGATTAAGAATTATTATAATCTCATGATCTGGTATGTGTCAGATGAAAAAAGTAGTTAGAGGCTACTTCGATGAAGCCAAATTGTTCCGCCAGAAGCACATGCCATCACTGGATGAATACATGTCTGTATCACTCGTGACCGGTGGCTGCCTGTTGCTAATAACCACATCCTTTGTTGGAATGGAAGAAGCTACAATAGACTCCTTTGATTGGTTATTAACTTCCCCTCCAGTAGTGAAGGCTACGTCAACAATTCTCAGACTCATGGATGACATAGCGGAACACAAGGTACTAAATCGTTTatataaatagtacgaataagtATTGTCGATTGTAAAATGTCTCACACAAAAAACTTAACAGAATAGAATTTAACTCATCTAAGTAGTTCCACTTCTAATTGCACCAAATGCTTTTGTGACAAAACCCTATACCTATTGGGCTAGCAAGTGGTTAAGTTAGAATAGTATCACTGCTTGACCTATTAGTAGTGGACTACTGGCCCCTTAACTAAAATCTTGACAAGCACAACTATTATGATTGCATTAATACTTATACTAATTAATGGTCCTTTTTATCCTACTCCTCATGCACTAGTTTGAGCAAGAGAAAGAACATTTTATCGGTGTTGTGAACTGTTACATGAAGAAATATGGGGCCACAGAAGAAGAAGCGATAACCGAACTTCAAGGACAAGTGAATAATGCATGGAAGGACATAAACGAAGCGTGCCTCCACCCTACTGCTGTCCCCATGCCCCTGCTAATTCGTTTTCTCAATTTTGCTCGGGTCATGGATGTTGTGTACAAGCATGAAGATGGATACACTAATGCTAAGGGTGTGGTAAAAGATCTTATAATTTCTACACTAGTAGAACCTGTAGCTTTATAAGCCTAAAATATCTACTTATTGTGATGTTTCTTTTGAAAGTATAATCTCCAGTGCCCAAGTTGCCTACAAAAAAATAAGGAGCTACTATCCGTTAAGactgtaaaaatgtaatttgggTTGTGCCCTTGCTTTCCATATTATGATTCTATCAATAAAACAACTATGCAGTTGGGAATAAAACATATACTAATTATTCATCTCAAATAGCACAATAAAACATAAACCAAATCATTGTGCCCCAAGTGGGATGGTGGTgtatttaagtttttatttttatttttatttattttgtgtgcCTTAATATTTAGTGGAACTCCGCACATGCTTGCCTAAAAAGTAAATGAAAGCACAATAGTAACTAAAACAGGGAACAAGATGTAATCATTTCACAATGGAGTGAAGATTATAAATTTTCCCAAAAGCAAAATCTAGGTCGATTGGCTAAACTACATAAATTGAAATGTAAAGAAAGTAGTAAAAGAAAGATTCAAGCCATGAAGGCCAAGATAATGCTAAAGAACGTCACTGAGATCACTGGTGTCTGATGCCGGTTTGTGTACGAACTCTTCGAGCCTTCGAGCCTTCGAGCTTCACATCTCGAAAGTCGTTCTGTTTATGTAGTTTTGAACATTTTGTATACATGTAAATCTCCCCATTACACATACTTAAACATCGCTgcacattttatatatttatgtttctTCTGCTGCGAATATTTCCCAAATCCATGAAAACTGAATTGgtctttctttctttaagtGAATTGGCAGTGGGGGTGCAGGTGGTTTTTGGTGCTGCTCGAGTGTTACAGCTGAAGCTGAAGCGATAAGGCAGGATTGACGGAATGTGTAGAGAAGGGCTCATTGAGGATTGGAGAGGAGACATATGCGAAAATTGTGGTAGAcattgttgtgctaggatagcaccaaatcaATTGGAAACCAACTCATGGTAACCCACTGAAAATATAACAAATGAAATGCACGAACAAAATAGAAATAACACTAAGATTTAACGAGATCCCTCAACAGTAGTGTAACTATGTcatcggagcagtaggagctcaccaaTAATCCACTACAACCAAATGAGAGTGTTTACAAAGTTTTTGGCAATTTCACAACCCAAaggcccaatacacccaatagttctcacacaccaaaaaaaa from Pyrus communis chromosome 9, drPyrComm1.1, whole genome shotgun sequence harbors:
- the LOC137744275 gene encoding (-)-germacrene D synthase-like translates to MSSVEVPRSQSSNPNDTFDVHRPKPSAIFSPSIWGDHFLSYDSLEVDAELEQHVQELKEEVRRMLMTSLENVSQKLNLIDDIQRLGVSYHFGNEIEEILQKIHESSYDLDGLCTAALRFRLLRQQGYNVSCDLFNKFKDGNGNFKGSLVDDVVGLLSLYEATHLRIHGEEILDEALTFSTTNLESATFRLSPPTPLAKAVTHALNQPLRKGLPRVEARYYLSVYQELRESPNETLLKFAKLDFNRLQRVHQKELSEITRWWKDLDVPNNLPFARDRLVEVYFCWGLTVDFQPQYSFARRTSSKVTAIISLIDDIYEYGTNEQLELFTEAIKSWDVSAIDQLPEYMKVCYRALLDVYTEIHEKLAHDGKLYRIHHAREVMKKVVRGYFDEAKLFRQKHMPSLDEYMSVSLVTGGCLLLITTSFVGMEEATIDSFDWLLTSPPVVKATSTILRLMDDIAEHKFEQEKEHFIGVVNCYMKKYGATEEEAITELQGQVNNAWKDINEACLHPTAVPMPLLIRFLNFARVMDVVYKHEDGYTNAKGVVKDLIISTLVEPVAL